From the genome of Treponema peruense:
CGCAGGACGGAACTTTATTCAAGGTGTATGCAAACATTGGTACTCCCGAAGAAGCACAGCTTGCACTTGAACAGGGCGCAGACGGAATAGGACTGTTCCGCACAGAATTCCTTTTTATGAACGAAATAAAGCAGCAGAATAGGGAAGTCGGCTCTTTTTCAAATTCACTCAGCGAAGAAGCACAGTTTGAAGCCTACAAACAGGTTCTTGAACTTATGGGCGACAAACCCGTAACAATACGCACACTTGACGCAGGCGGAGATAAACTCATTGCAACAAATGACATGCCTTCCCTTACAGAAAAAAATCCACTTATGGGACTGCGCGCAATACGTCTTTCACTGTTCTACCCGCAGATGTTCAGAACACAGCTTCGTGCCCTTTACCGAGCCAGTATTTACGGTAACCTTAAGATTATGATTCCGCTTATTACCGACGTTTCGCAGGTAGAAACTGTTTTGGGAATCGCACGTGGTGTTCAGCTTACATTAAAAGAAGACAATATTCCGTTTAACCCCGACGTTCCTATTGGAATAATGGTAGAAACTGCAGCGGCGGCAATCTGTTCTGACTGTCTAGCACCACATTCAGCATTTTTTTCACTCGGAACAAACGACCTTACGCAGTACACGCTCGGTGTTGACAGGGAAAACCCCAATGTTGCACCACTTTACAACGAATACAATCTTGCAGTTCTGAGAATGATAGAACTTACAATACAAAATGCAAAGAAATTCAATATTCCTGTTTCGGTATGCGGAGAAATGGCTGGAACAAAGAAAAGCGCGATTATTCTTGCCGGAATGGGAATCAGAAACTTAAGCATGGCTCCAAAACAGATTCCCGTTATTAAAGAAACGCTCTCGCAGTTTTCTATAGAAGAGCTCGAGACTCTCACAAAGCGCTCTGTTTTCTAAAGCAAAGTCCGGAGACAAAAATGACAAAAAAGAAAAGAAAGCCCGATTTTTCAAAACCAAAACCGGTTGCCACCGTTGAACAGACAGAAGAACTTGAAGACAAGACTGAACAGAATGAAGCTACAGAAGAACAGATTTCTGACGGTGACGAAATAGAAAGCAAGCGCAAAGTACGCACACAGAAATTCTTTCCTGACAAAATATATTTTAACCTGCCGCTCATTGTAATTGCAGGCCGCCCGAATGTAGGAAAATCCACGCTATTCAACGCGCTCACACATACAAAGCGTGCCATTACCGACCCTACTCCAGGCGTAACAAGAGATCCTGTAGAAGGAACCTGTTTTATTGCAGGCAAACCCGTTCATCTCGTTGACACAGGAGGATACAAACTTACACGTGATATGCAGTCGCGCGAAAGTGAAATGGACGATCTCGTTGTAGAAAAAACAGTGCAGACCCTGCGCAAGGCAGACAGAATTCTTCTTCTTCTTGACGCAACAGAAATTACGGCCGAAGACGAAGAGCTTATTTTAAGGCTGCGTCCCTGGTGGAACAAACTTATAGCCGCCGTCAATAAAACAGAAGGCGGTAAAAACGAACATCTTGCATTCAACTACATGCAGTTCGGTTTTAATGACATAACACCAATTTCGGCGGCACACGGTGACAATATTCCGTTGCTTTGCGAAAAGATGGTGGCGGGACTCGATTTTTCAAAAGTAACAGAAGGCACGGAACAGGAACTTCCAATCCGCATTGCAATTCTTGGAAAACCAAACACCGGTAAATCTACACTCAGCAACGCCCTTACGCACACAGAAGCTTCTATCGTAAGTGACTACGCAGGAACCACGCGCGATGTAGTAGAAGGAAGTTTCAGATATAATGGAAGGGATATTCAGATTCTGGATACAGCCGGAATAAGACGCAAGTCAAAAGTTTCTGACAACGTTGAATATTATTCGGTCAACAGAGCAATTAAAACTCTTGACGAATGCGATGTTGTCTTTATCATGATTGACGCCAAGGAAGGCCTTTCGGAACAGGACAAAAAAATTACATCTCTTGCCTTCGAGCGCGGCCGTGGTGTGATATTTGTTCTGAACAAGTGGGATCTTCTTGAAGACCAGAGCAACAAAGCTATCAGGGATACACAGAACTGGATTCAGACAATGTTCGGTCACATGAACTGGGCACCGATTGTTCCGCTGAGTGCAAAAAACCGCGACGGAATTAAAAATCTCATGAACACTGCGCTTGAACTTTTTGAGCAGCTCAACAGAAAGGTAGACACTGCCTCTCTAAACCTTGCTCTCAAAGACTGGCTGTTCAAGTATCCGCCGCCAGCAACAAAAGCAATTCACTTTAAAATACGATACATAACGCAGACAAGCATTAATCCCGTAAACTTTCTCATCTTTGCAACACGCCCTGACAATGTTCCGGGAAGTTATGTTTCATATCTAAAGAACAGAATACGCGAAGACCTCGGCTTTGACAACATTCCCGTTCAGATAGAAATGAAAGCCAGCCGCCAGAAATGGCAGGACAGGAACGAAAAGGAAAACTGATGGCAAGATATTCAATCGGCGAGATTGAAAAACTTACAGGAATAAAACCTCACGTTCTGCGTTACTGGGAAGAAGTTATCCCAAGCCTGACTCCGCAAAAAGGTTTGGGCGGCCGGCGTGAATATTCCCAGCACGATCTTGATGTAATTCAGCGGTTAAAGTACCTTATCTTTACAAAAAAATTTACAATCGACGGGGCAAGACGACAGCTCATTCACGACAGCAGCGGTGGTGAAAAAAAAGCAGCCGCCCTTCAGGCTATAAGTGAAATAAGAGAAGAACTTGGCGAAATTTATCTTGCCCTGAACAAAGCAAAATCCGGAGAAGCACAAAGCAATGAAAAGAAATGAAACTGAACTCAAATGGTATGAAAAAAAAGCAGGCCTCACGCGTTCAAGAAATTCACCGGATCCAAAGAAAGAAAACAGGAAAAATAAATTTACAGAACGTACAGATGGTAAAATAAAATTCAATTCAGAAAAAAAATACGCTCCAAAAAAAACAGCCCTTACAGTTTACAAACCCGACAATTATCTTTTTGACATAAACGCAATTCCACAGGACGGAATAAAAATTCTGAATGACTTCGGGCAGATTATCGAGTCTGCATATCCTCTCAATTCAAAACAGAAAGCACTTCTTCCCATTCAGATAAGGGAACTGAGCCACAATCTTACCGACGAACGCAGTGAAAGAAGACGCG
Proteins encoded in this window:
- the ptsP gene encoding phosphoenolpyruvate--protein phosphotransferase translates to MNVILGTSASGGIGVGKAFILPETKERKIPKYKISADEAPIDWNRFESACKKTRETISKHLESVQKDSVQGVLLETYQLMLTDPVFMQELHQSFLEKLYNIEYTLNEKAEEYADKLRNSGNDYLAERAQDITDVFGNVLDTLLNYQPFDITEVPDGAVIVARAMKTSDTVILSKRKIAGLALTEGGISSHVAILAKSYGIPAVFALNNITSQVLNGETIVVDGTLGEIITQPDEATLKEANEKIAAEERYLATLKKFRDLPAKTQDGTLFKVYANIGTPEEAQLALEQGADGIGLFRTEFLFMNEIKQQNREVGSFSNSLSEEAQFEAYKQVLELMGDKPVTIRTLDAGGDKLIATNDMPSLTEKNPLMGLRAIRLSLFYPQMFRTQLRALYRASIYGNLKIMIPLITDVSQVETVLGIARGVQLTLKEDNIPFNPDVPIGIMVETAAAAICSDCLAPHSAFFSLGTNDLTQYTLGVDRENPNVAPLYNEYNLAVLRMIELTIQNAKKFNIPVSVCGEMAGTKKSAIILAGMGIRNLSMAPKQIPVIKETLSQFSIEELETLTKRSVF
- the der gene encoding ribosome biogenesis GTPase Der, which codes for MTKKKRKPDFSKPKPVATVEQTEELEDKTEQNEATEEQISDGDEIESKRKVRTQKFFPDKIYFNLPLIVIAGRPNVGKSTLFNALTHTKRAITDPTPGVTRDPVEGTCFIAGKPVHLVDTGGYKLTRDMQSRESEMDDLVVEKTVQTLRKADRILLLLDATEITAEDEELILRLRPWWNKLIAAVNKTEGGKNEHLAFNYMQFGFNDITPISAAHGDNIPLLCEKMVAGLDFSKVTEGTEQELPIRIAILGKPNTGKSTLSNALTHTEASIVSDYAGTTRDVVEGSFRYNGRDIQILDTAGIRRKSKVSDNVEYYSVNRAIKTLDECDVVFIMIDAKEGLSEQDKKITSLAFERGRGVIFVLNKWDLLEDQSNKAIRDTQNWIQTMFGHMNWAPIVPLSAKNRDGIKNLMNTALELFEQLNRKVDTASLNLALKDWLFKYPPPATKAIHFKIRYITQTSINPVNFLIFATRPDNVPGSYVSYLKNRIREDLGFDNIPVQIEMKASRQKWQDRNEKEN
- a CDS encoding MerR family transcriptional regulator, coding for MARYSIGEIEKLTGIKPHVLRYWEEVIPSLTPQKGLGGRREYSQHDLDVIQRLKYLIFTKKFTIDGARRQLIHDSSGGEKKAAALQAISEIREELGEIYLALNKAKSGEAQSNEKK